The following proteins are encoded in a genomic region of Pyrus communis chromosome 11, drPyrComm1.1, whole genome shotgun sequence:
- the LOC137749515 gene encoding 14-3-3-like protein B isoform X4: MGFATERENFVYLAKLAEQAERYDEMVDAMKKVANLDVELTVEERNLLSVGYKNVVGARRASWRILSSIEQKEESRGNESHVKQLKEYRQKVESELSTICIDIMAVIDEHLIPSATVGESTVFYYKMKGDYYRYLAEFKSGDDKTEAAEQSKKAYETATTTAEAELPSTHPIRLGLALNFSVFYYEIMNSPERACHLAKTAFDEAIAELDSLNEESYKDSTLIMQLLRDNLTLWTSDLPEDGDSQKVNGNAKIGGLEEAT; the protein is encoded by the exons ATGGGTTTCGCTACTGAACGTGAGAACTTCGTCTACCTTGCCAAGCTCGCTGAGCAGGCAGAGCGATACGATG AGATGGTCGATGCAATGAAGAAGGTAGCAAATCTTGATGTTGAATTGACAGTTGAAGAGAGAAACTTACTTTCTGTTGGGTACAAGAATGTTGTTGGTGCTCGTAGAGCATCATGGAGGATCCTATCATCAATAGAGCAGAAAGAGGAATCAAGAGGAAATGAGAGTCATGTGAAGCAACTCAAGGAGTATAGACAGAAGGTTGAATCAGAGCTCTCAACCATTTGTATTGATATCATGGCAGTGATCGATGAGCATCTCATTCCTTCAGCTACAGTTGGTGAATCAACTGTTTTCTATTATAAGAT GAAAGGAGATTATTATAGGTACCTTGCAGAATTCAAGAGTGGTGACGATAAAACTGAGGCTGCTGAACAGTCAAAGAAGGCGTACGag ACTGCCACCACCACTGCTGAGGCCGAGTTGCCTTCTACACATCCCATCCGTTTGGGTCTGGCTCTGAATTTCTCAGTCTTCTATTATGAGATCATGAATTCTCCAGAAAG GGCTTGCCACCTTGCAAAGACAGCTTTTGATGAAGCTATTGCTGAGCTTGACTCTTTGAATGAGGAGTCATACAAAGATAGCACCTTAATCATGCAGCTTCTAAGGGACAACCTCACGTTGTGGACTTCTGACCTTCCAGAAGATGGAG ATTCACAAAAGGTGAATGGCAATGCCAAGATTGGCGGGCTGGAAGAGGCAACC TGA
- the LOC137707766 gene encoding ubiquitin-conjugating enzyme E2 36-like: MANSNLPRRIIKETQRLLSEPAPGISASPAEENMRYFNVMILGPAQSPYEGGVFKLELFLPEEYPMAPPKVRFLTKIYHPNIDKLGRICLDILKDKWSPALQIRTVLLSIQALLSAPNPDDPLSENIAKHWKTNEEEAVETAKEWTRLYASGE; this comes from the exons ATGGCGAACAGTAATCTTCCGAGAAGAATTATCAAG GAGACGCAGAGGCTTCTCAGCGAACcag CCCCTGGAATCAGTGCTTCTCCTGCAGAAGAAAACATGCGATATTTCAACGTAATGATTCTTGGCCCAGCTCAATCTCCATATGAAG GTGGGGTTTTCAAGTTGGAATTGTTTTTGCCTGAAGAATATCCAATGGCACCTCCAAAG GTCCGTTTCCTGACAAAAATATATCATCCTAACATTGACAAG CTTGGGAGGATATGCCTCGATATTCTGAAAGACAAATGGAGTCCAGCCCTTCAAATCCGAACAGTATTGCTGAG CATTCAAGCACTTCTGAGTGCTCCAAATCCTGATGATCCGCTTTCTGAGAACATTGCAAAGCACTGGAagacaaatgaagaagaagctgTTGAGACAG CAAAGGAGTGGACCCGTTTATACGCGAGTGGGGAATAA
- the LOC137749515 gene encoding 14-3-3-like protein B isoform X3, translated as MGFATERENFVYLAKLAEQAERYDEMVDAMKKVANLDVELTVEERNLLSVGYKNVVGARRASWRILSSIEQKEESRGNESHVKQLKEYRQKVESELSTICIDIMAVIDEHLIPSATVGESTVFYYKMKGDYYRYLAEFKSGDDKTEAAEQSKKAYETATTTAEAELPSTHPIRLGLALNFSVFYYEIMNSPERACHLAKTAFDEAIAELDSLNEESYKDSTLIMQLLRDNLTLWTSDLPEDGEDSQKVNGNAKIGGLEEAT; from the exons ATGGGTTTCGCTACTGAACGTGAGAACTTCGTCTACCTTGCCAAGCTCGCTGAGCAGGCAGAGCGATACGATG AGATGGTCGATGCAATGAAGAAGGTAGCAAATCTTGATGTTGAATTGACAGTTGAAGAGAGAAACTTACTTTCTGTTGGGTACAAGAATGTTGTTGGTGCTCGTAGAGCATCATGGAGGATCCTATCATCAATAGAGCAGAAAGAGGAATCAAGAGGAAATGAGAGTCATGTGAAGCAACTCAAGGAGTATAGACAGAAGGTTGAATCAGAGCTCTCAACCATTTGTATTGATATCATGGCAGTGATCGATGAGCATCTCATTCCTTCAGCTACAGTTGGTGAATCAACTGTTTTCTATTATAAGAT GAAAGGAGATTATTATAGGTACCTTGCAGAATTCAAGAGTGGTGACGATAAAACTGAGGCTGCTGAACAGTCAAAGAAGGCGTACGag ACTGCCACCACCACTGCTGAGGCCGAGTTGCCTTCTACACATCCCATCCGTTTGGGTCTGGCTCTGAATTTCTCAGTCTTCTATTATGAGATCATGAATTCTCCAGAAAG GGCTTGCCACCTTGCAAAGACAGCTTTTGATGAAGCTATTGCTGAGCTTGACTCTTTGAATGAGGAGTCATACAAAGATAGCACCTTAATCATGCAGCTTCTAAGGGACAACCTCACGTTGTGGACTTCTGACCTTCCAGAAGATGGAG AAGATTCACAAAAGGTGAATGGCAATGCCAAGATTGGCGGGCTGGAAGAGGCAACC TGA
- the LOC137749515 gene encoding 14-3-3-like protein D isoform X2, protein MGFATERENFVYLAKLAEQAERYDEMVDAMKKVANLDVELTVEERNLLSVGYKNVVGARRASWRILSSIEQKEESRGNESHVKQLKEYRQKVESELSTICIDIMAVIDEHLIPSATVGESTVFYYKMKGDYYRYLAEFKSGDDKTEAAEQSKKAYETATTTAEAELPSTHPIRLGLALNFSVFYYEIMNSPERACHLAKTAFDEAIAELDSLNEESYKDSTLIMQLLRDNLTLWTSDLPEDGDSQKVNGNAKIGGLEEATVAS, encoded by the exons ATGGGTTTCGCTACTGAACGTGAGAACTTCGTCTACCTTGCCAAGCTCGCTGAGCAGGCAGAGCGATACGATG AGATGGTCGATGCAATGAAGAAGGTAGCAAATCTTGATGTTGAATTGACAGTTGAAGAGAGAAACTTACTTTCTGTTGGGTACAAGAATGTTGTTGGTGCTCGTAGAGCATCATGGAGGATCCTATCATCAATAGAGCAGAAAGAGGAATCAAGAGGAAATGAGAGTCATGTGAAGCAACTCAAGGAGTATAGACAGAAGGTTGAATCAGAGCTCTCAACCATTTGTATTGATATCATGGCAGTGATCGATGAGCATCTCATTCCTTCAGCTACAGTTGGTGAATCAACTGTTTTCTATTATAAGAT GAAAGGAGATTATTATAGGTACCTTGCAGAATTCAAGAGTGGTGACGATAAAACTGAGGCTGCTGAACAGTCAAAGAAGGCGTACGag ACTGCCACCACCACTGCTGAGGCCGAGTTGCCTTCTACACATCCCATCCGTTTGGGTCTGGCTCTGAATTTCTCAGTCTTCTATTATGAGATCATGAATTCTCCAGAAAG GGCTTGCCACCTTGCAAAGACAGCTTTTGATGAAGCTATTGCTGAGCTTGACTCTTTGAATGAGGAGTCATACAAAGATAGCACCTTAATCATGCAGCTTCTAAGGGACAACCTCACGTTGTGGACTTCTGACCTTCCAGAAGATGGAG ATTCACAAAAGGTGAATGGCAATGCCAAGATTGGCGGGCTGGAAGAGGCAACC GTGGCATCTTAG
- the LOC137749515 gene encoding 14-3-3-like protein D isoform X1, whose amino-acid sequence MGFATERENFVYLAKLAEQAERYDEMVDAMKKVANLDVELTVEERNLLSVGYKNVVGARRASWRILSSIEQKEESRGNESHVKQLKEYRQKVESELSTICIDIMAVIDEHLIPSATVGESTVFYYKMKGDYYRYLAEFKSGDDKTEAAEQSKKAYETATTTAEAELPSTHPIRLGLALNFSVFYYEIMNSPERACHLAKTAFDEAIAELDSLNEESYKDSTLIMQLLRDNLTLWTSDLPEDGEDSQKVNGNAKIGGLEEATVAS is encoded by the exons ATGGGTTTCGCTACTGAACGTGAGAACTTCGTCTACCTTGCCAAGCTCGCTGAGCAGGCAGAGCGATACGATG AGATGGTCGATGCAATGAAGAAGGTAGCAAATCTTGATGTTGAATTGACAGTTGAAGAGAGAAACTTACTTTCTGTTGGGTACAAGAATGTTGTTGGTGCTCGTAGAGCATCATGGAGGATCCTATCATCAATAGAGCAGAAAGAGGAATCAAGAGGAAATGAGAGTCATGTGAAGCAACTCAAGGAGTATAGACAGAAGGTTGAATCAGAGCTCTCAACCATTTGTATTGATATCATGGCAGTGATCGATGAGCATCTCATTCCTTCAGCTACAGTTGGTGAATCAACTGTTTTCTATTATAAGAT GAAAGGAGATTATTATAGGTACCTTGCAGAATTCAAGAGTGGTGACGATAAAACTGAGGCTGCTGAACAGTCAAAGAAGGCGTACGag ACTGCCACCACCACTGCTGAGGCCGAGTTGCCTTCTACACATCCCATCCGTTTGGGTCTGGCTCTGAATTTCTCAGTCTTCTATTATGAGATCATGAATTCTCCAGAAAG GGCTTGCCACCTTGCAAAGACAGCTTTTGATGAAGCTATTGCTGAGCTTGACTCTTTGAATGAGGAGTCATACAAAGATAGCACCTTAATCATGCAGCTTCTAAGGGACAACCTCACGTTGTGGACTTCTGACCTTCCAGAAGATGGAG AAGATTCACAAAAGGTGAATGGCAATGCCAAGATTGGCGGGCTGGAAGAGGCAACC GTGGCATCTTAG
- the LOC137709391 gene encoding bifunctional riboflavin kinase/FMN phosphatase-like — MSCCECECNNADAENPKPNILAVIFDLDGTLLDTERATRGVFEEFLARNGKVLDKAREEKKRLGMTLKDSAASVVKDYHLPFTPDEFVQQIIPMYQEKWKYAKALPGANRVIKHFHDHGVPMALASNSLREYIEAKISHHRGWKELFSVILGSDQVKAGKPAPDLFEEAAKQMGVDAVHCLVIEDSVVGVKAAKAAGMEVVAVPSRGEAAGCSSLADTVLHSLLEFQPEHWGLPQFEDWVDKALPIEPIYFSGLYANGFVSEVTEDGRSALPDQVWGVFFGWAVADMQKTYRVVVAIGFDRNSSPNKNIQMHIVDGNNCCISNQQMKLLLVGYIRESNTKEISSMDAEALEECKLIASASLDLPIFSRHGCVPLVPQSFSVEDMTSSDEIERY; from the exons ATGAGCTGCTGCGAGTGTGAGTGCAACAATGCAGATGCAGAGAACCCAAAACCCAATATTTTGGCTGTCATTTTCGATTTGGATGGCACCCTTTTGGACACAG AGCGGGCAACAAGGGGCGTGTTCGAGGAATTCTTGGCCCGGAATGGCAAAGTATTGGACAAGGCAagggaggagaagaagaggTTGGGGATGACACTCAAGGACTCGGCAGCTTCGGTTGTTAAGGACTATCATCTGCCATTCACCCCTGATGAGTTTGTCCAACAAATCATCCCCATGTACCAGGAAAA GTGGAAGTATGCGAAAGCTCTTCCTGGTGCAAATCGCGTTATCAAACACTTCCATGACCACGGAGTACCTATGGCTCTTGCTTCAAACTCCTTACGGGAATACATAGAAGCAAAAATCTCTCACCATCGAG GTTGGAAGGAACTGTTTTCAGTAATTCTTGGCAGTGACCAGGTTAAAGCAGGGAAGCCCGCTCCAGATTT ATTTGAAGAGGCAGCGAAGCAAATGGGTGTGGATGCAGTTCATTGCCTAGTGATTGAAGACTCAGT GGTTGGTGTTAAAGCTGCCAAAGCCGCCGGAATGGAGGTAGTGGCTGTCCCATCCCGTGGTGAAGCTGCTGGTTGTTCTTCCCTTGCAGATACTGTGCTTCATTCTCTTTTGGAGTTTCAGCCCGAACATTGGGGTCTTCCTCAATTTGAAGACT GGGTAGATAAGGCACTGCCGATTGAACCAATTTATTTTAGTGGTCTCTATGCCAATGGGTTTGTCAGTGAAGTCACAG AGGATGGAAGATCTGCTCTCCCCGACCAAGTCTGGGGAGTTTTCTTCGGTTGGGCTGTAGCTGATATGCAGAAGACCTACAGGGTAGTGGTTGCCATTGGATTCGATCGCAATAGCTCACCTAATAAAAACATT CAAATGCATATAGTTGATGGAAACAATTGCTGTATATCCAATCAGCAAATGAAACTGCTACTTGTCGGCTACATCCGGGAATCAAATACCAAG GAAATTTCATCCATGGATGCAGAAGCACTCGAGGAATGTAAGTTGATTGCAAGCGCCTCGCTCGATCTGCCAATATTTAGTCGCCATGGTTGTGTGCCTTTGGTTCCACAATCTTTTTCTGTGGAAGACATGACTTCGAGTGATGAGATAGAACGATACTGA
- the LOC137707896 gene encoding protein CONSERVED ONLY IN THE GREEN LINEAGE 160, chloroplastic-like produces the protein MAILNSYLSVTSTATPISPDSATPPVPDPRQTKILLPKKKPMKWSTGVAPGDYGGPPTTTKLRKYWGGEDDPLTSDDFIWNREFMDRMKKLIQEPNSSTQSTPVKEKPSGFLSLNRVMGLDSLEVDLSKQLTAAPAQPKLEAQVEAPVKSASSTAIKWKLAPTRREQDKWDRATKAATGGSEVMFRELRRSQEDPKVVAEQYRKQYFRLKKRLQFLTLGIGGVGLVSAYVSYSPEITASYGVGLLGSVAYMRMLGSSVDSMADGARGLLKGAIGQPRLLVPVVLVMIFNRWNGIVVPQYGFMHLELIPMLVGFFTYKIATFIQAIEEALPGVEQET, from the exons ATGGCGATTCTCAACTCTTATCTCTCAGTGACGTCCACAGCCACACCCATCTCCCCAGACTCAGCAACTCCACCGGTACCCGACCCGAGACAGACCAAGATCCTATTGCCCAAGAAGAAGCCCATGAAATGGTCCACCGGAGTTGCTCCCGGCGATTACGGCGGACCTCCCACCACCACCAAGCTCCGCAAGTACTGGGGCGGCGAGGATGACCCTCTAACCTCTGACGATTTCATTTGGAACAGAGAATTCATGGACCGCATGAAAAAACTCATTCAGGAGCCCAACTCTTCCACTCAATCCACTCCTGTCAAG GAAAAGCCTTCCGGGTTTCTCAGCTTGAATAGAGTCATGGGCCTTGACAG TTTAGAAGTTGATTTGAGCAAACAGCTCACAGCTGCTCCTGCCCAACCCAAGTTAGAAGCGCAAGTTGAGGCGCCAGTGAAA AGTGCCAGCAGTACTGCTATCAAATGGAAACTGGCACCAACACGGCGTGAGCAAGATAAGTGGGATAGAGCAACTAAGGCTGCAACTGGAGGCAGT GAAGTGATGTTTCGGGAATTAAGGCGTTCTCAGGAGGACCCAAAAGTAGTGGCTGAGCAGTATAGGAAGCAGTATTTTAGG TTAAAGAAGAGGTTGCAATTCCTTACACTGGGTATAGGCGGTGTTGGATTAGTCTCGGCTTATGTTTCATACTCCCCTGAAATTACGGCTAG CTACGGTGTTGGGTTGCTTGGTTCCGTAGCTTATATGCGTATGCTGGGGAGTAGCGTGGATTCCATGGCAGATGGAGCAAGGGGACTTCTCAA GGGAGCGATTGGGCAACCCAGGCTATTGGTTCCTGTTGTATTAGTCATGATATTTAACAGATGGAATGG GATCGTCGTTCCACAATACGGGTTTATGCACCTGGAATTGATACCAATGCTGGTGGGATTCTTCACATACAAGATTGCTACTTTCATCCAAGCTATAGAGGAAGCACTTCCCGGGGTTGAGCAAGAGACGTAA
- the LOC137709448 gene encoding phosphoenolpyruvate carboxylase 2-like has translation MAAKNLEKMASIDVQLRLLAPGKVSEDDKLIEYDALLLDRFLDILQDLHGESLRETVQDCYELSAEYERKQDPQKLAELGNVLTSLDPGDSIVIAKSFSHMLNLANLAEEVQIAYRRRIKMKKKGDFADEASATTESDIEETLKRLVGDLKKSPEEVFDALKNQTVDLVFTAHPTQSVRRSLLQKHARIRNCLTQLNAKDITPDDKQELDESLQREIQAAFRTDEIRRTPPTPQDEMRAGMSYFHETIWKGVPKFLRRVDTALKNIGINERVPYNAPLIQFSSWMGGDRDGNPRVTPEVTRDVCLLARMMAANLYFSQIEDLMFELSMWRCNDELRARAHELHRSSKKDAKHYIEFWKQIPPNEPYRVILGDVRDKLYNTRERARQLLANGVSDIPEDTTFTNVEQFLEPLELCYRSLCSCGDRAIADGSLLDFLRQVSTFGLSLVRLDIRQESDRHTDVLNAITKHLEIGSYREWSEERRQEWLLSELRGKRPLFGADVPKTEEIADVLDTFHVIAELPSDNFGAYIISMATSPSDVLAVELLQRECGVKEPLRVVPLFEKLADLEAAPAAVARLFSIDWYKNRINGKQEVMIGYSDSGKDAGRLSAAWQLYKAQEELVKVAKKFGIKLTMFHGRGGTVGRGGGPTHLAILSQPPDTIHGSLRVTVQGEVIEQSFGEEHLCFRTLQRFTAATLEHGMRPPVSPKPEWRALMDEMGVIATEEYRSIVFQEPRFVEYFRLATPEMEYGRMNIGSRPSKRKPSGGIESLRAIPWIFAWTQTRFHLPVWLGFGAAFKHVIEKDAKSLQMLREMYNQWPFFRVTIDLIEMVFAKGDPGIASLYDKLLVSEDLWSFGDRLRANYEQTKLLVLQVAGHKALLEGDPYLRQRLLLRDSYITTLNVCQAYTLKQIRDPNYHVKVRPYLSSEYMETTTKPAAELVKLNPTSEYAPGLEDTLILTMKGIAAGMQNTG, from the exons ATGGCTGCAAAGAACCTGGAGAAGATGGCTTCGATTGACGTCCAGCTGAGGCTGCTGGCACCTGGGAAGGTCTCTGAGGATGACAAACTGATTGAGTACGATGCTCTGCTGTTGGATCGTTTTCTTGATATTCTTCAGGATTTACATGGAGAGAGTCTCAGAGAAACG GTGCAAGATTGTTATGAGCTTTCTGCGGAATATGAAAGAAAGCAGGACCCTCAAAAGTTGGCGGAACTTGGGAATGTGCTAACGAGTTTGGATCCCGGGGACTCCATAGTCATTGCTAAATCCTTTTCTCACATGCTTAACTTGGCCAATTTGGCCGAGGAAGTTCAGATTGCCTACCGGAGGAGGAtcaagatgaagaagaagggagatTTTGCTGATGAGGCTTCAGCTACTACGGAGTCAGACATTGAAGAGACTCTCAAGAGGCTTGTGGGGGACCTGAAAAAGTCCCCAGAAGAAGTTTTTGATGCCTTGAAGAACCAGACTGTAGATTTGGTATTCACTGCACATCCTACTCAGTCTGTTCGCAGGTCTTTGCTCCAAAAGCATGCAAG GATAAGAAATTGTTTGACGCAGTTGAATGCTAAGGACATTACGCCTGATGATAAGCAGGAACTCGATGAGTCTTTACAAAGGGAG ATTCAAGCTGCATTTCGTACAGATGAAATCCGAAGGACTCCCCCAACCCCTCAAGATGAGATGAGGGCAGGAATGAGCTACTTCCATGAGACAATTTGGAAAGGCGTACCGAAATTCTTACGTCGTGTTGACACTGCTTTGAAGAACATAGGGATAAATGAACGTGTTCCTTACAATGCCCCTCTCATTCAGTTTTCTTCTTGGATGGGTGGGGATCGTGATG GAAACCCCAGGGTCACTCCTGAAGTTACTCGGGATGTGTGCTTATTGGCTAGAATGATGGCTGCTAACTTATACTTCTCCCAGATAGAGGATCTTATGTTTGAG TTATCCATGTGGCGATGCAATGATGAGCTTCGTGCTCGTGCTCATGAACTTCATAGGTCTTCAAAGAAGGATGCGAAACACTACATAG AGTTTTGGAAACAAATTCCTCCAAATGAGCCTTATCGAGTTATTCTTGGAGATGTAAGAGACAAGCTTTACAATACACGTGAACGTGCTCGCCAATTATTAGCCAATGGAGTCTCTGACATTCCCGAGGACACAACGTTTACCAATGTTGAACAG TTTCTGGAGCCTCTCGAACTTTGTTACCGGTCACTCTGCTCCTGTGGCGATCGGGCAATTGCTGATGGAAGCCTTCTTGATTTCTTACGGCAAGTTTCTACTTTTGGGCTGTCTCTTGTGAGACTAGACATACGACAAGAATCAGACAGGCACACTGATGTCCTCAATGCTATAACAAAGCACTTGGAGATAGGATCTTATCGAGAATGGTCTGAGGAGCGTAGGCAAGAATGGCTCTTGTCTGAGCTTCGTGGCAAGCGCCCCCTTTTTGGCGCTGATGTTCCCAAGACTGAAGAAATTGCTGATGTGCTGGACACGTTCCATGTCATTGCAGAACTTCCCTCAGACAATTTTGGTGCTTATATTATATCAATGGCAACATCCCCATCTGATGTTCTCGCTGTTGAGCTTTTACAACGTGAATGTGGTGTGAAGGAGCCACTAAGGGTTGTTCCATTGTTTGAGAAGCTTGCTGATCTTGAGGCTGCTCCTGCTGCTGTGGCTCGTCTCTTTTCTATAGACTGGTACAAAAACCGGATCAATGGGAAGCAAGAAGTCATGATAGGGTACTCAGATTCCGGAAAGGATGCTGGTCGTCTATCTGCAGCATGGCAGTTATACAAGGCTCAGGAAGAGCTCGTAAAGGTCGCAAAAAAATTTGGGATTAAGCTTACAATGTTTCATGGTCGAGGTGGAACAGTTGGAAGAGGAGGAGGGCCCACCCATCTTGCTATATTGTCTCAGCCACCCGACACTATTCATGGTTCGCTTCGTGTTACAGTTCAAGGTGAAGTTATTGAACAATCATTTGGGGAGGAGCACTTGTGCTTTAGAACACTCCAGCGTTTCACAGCGGCCACGCTTGAGCATGGAATGCGCCCTCCCGTCTCCCCAAAGCCAGAATGGCGTGCACTCATGGATGAAATGGGCGTCATTGCAACAGAGGAATATCGGTCAATAGTTTTCCAGGAGCCCCGTTTTGTTGAATACTTTCGCCTC GCAACACCAGAGATGGAGTACGGTCGAATGAACATTGGGAGTCGTCCTTCAAAACGAAAGCCAAGTGGAGGCATTGAATCACTTCGTGCAATCCCATGGATCTTTGCTTGGACCCAGACAAGATTTCACTTACCAGTGTGGCTTGGCTTTGGGGCAGCATTTAAGCATGTTATTGAGAAGGATGCGAAGAGTCTCCAAATGCTTCGGGAGATGTATAATCAGTGGCCTTTCTTCAGAGTCACAATTGATTTAATTGAGATGGTGTTTGCCAAGGGTGATCCCGGTATTGCCTCTCTGTATGACAAGCTTCTCGTGTCAGAAGACCTATGGTCATTTGGAGACCGATTGAGGGCCAACTATGAACAAACTAAGCTCCTCGTCCTCCAG GTTGCTGGACATAAGGCTCTTCTGGAAGGAGATCCCTACTTGAGGCAGCGACTCCTCCTTCGTGATTCATACATCACAACACTTAATGTGTGCCAAGCCTATACACTGAAGCAAATTCGTGATCCAAACTACCATGTCAAAGTAAGGCCTTATTTGTCGTCGGAGTACATGGAAACAACCACCAAGCCGGCAGCAGAGCTTGTGAAACTCAATCCAACGAGCGAGTATGCTCCTGGTCTGGAAGACACTCTAATCCTGACCATGAAGGGTATTGCTGCTGGTATGCAGAACACCGGTTGA